A stretch of the Helicoverpa zea isolate HzStark_Cry1AcR chromosome 15, ilHelZeax1.1, whole genome shotgun sequence genome encodes the following:
- the LOC124636745 gene encoding uncharacterized protein LOC124636745 encodes MASSPFSRGDRCARSPPPTPVAAARPTPVPAHAPPQTPTQKNEVEVISTPEIQNWMKIIDQYLGEVCTIATEGKLNSDQKMRISSLCMKISHGTSQMAVQYQSIKMKAVMATATVERLEEQLNLSEQLQELKLTIGASNKTNTGPSFADMVKKSTNKFIQPLNLSSVAIYPNDKLKSSEETKSLVQKIICPEQMKLQVRGLRKTRNGGVIISTETKDDIEKVKKSMQSTNTGLIVGEPHKRKPRVVIVGVPSSMQDKEVFTCLYNQNLADKLQDCSLETFLSSVKLSHKSGKKDADTCNFIIEVSAQIRKALMCKDRAFINWSSCPVRDFTLVTRCYKCQQYGHAAKSCRETTYICGHCGELGHSIKECTKKGEEPKCATCLHFKKPSNHKTGAADCPAKIMAENRYINSIDYGGA; translated from the coding sequence ATGGCGAGCAGCCCCTTTAGCCGGGGTGACCGGTGTGCCCGGAGTCCACCTCCTACACCCGTGGCCGCAGCTAGACCTACACCCGTGCCTGCACATGCACCCCCTCAGACGCCTACGCAAAAAAACGAGGTGGAGGTGATCTCGACGCCAGAAATCCAAAACTGGATGAAGATTATCGACCAGTATCTAGGTGAAGTGTGCACTATTGCTACAGAGGGCAAATTAAACTCAGACCAGAAAATGCGCATAAGTAGTTTATGCATGAAAATTAGCCACGGCACATCTCAAATGGCTGTTCAGTACCAGTCCATCAAGATGAAAGCAGTTATGGCTACCGCTACCGTCGAAAGACTGGAAGAACAACTTAATTTGTCGGAGCAACTACAAGAATTGAAGTTGACAATTGGAGCATCTAATAAGACAAACACCGGACCTTCCTTTGCTGACATGGTTAAAAAAAGTACCAATAAATTTATACAGCCCTTAAATTTGAGCTCAGTGGCCATCTATCCTAACGACAAATTAAAATCCAGTGAGGAGACAAAGTCACTTGTACAAAAAATCATATGCCCAGAACAGATGAAACTACAAGTGAGAGGACTACGCAAGACTAGAAACGGCGGTGTAATCATCAGCACTGAAACCAAAGACGACATTGAGAAAGTAAAGAAATCGATGCAGTCAACAAATACAGGCCTAATAGTCGGCGAACCCCATAAAAGAAAACCTAGAGTTGTAATTGTCGGAGTGCCCTCATCGATGCAAGATAAGGAAGTTTTTACGTGTTTGTACAACCAAAACCTAGCCGACAAACTACAGGACTGTAGCCTAGAGACGTTTTTGTCCTCTGTTAAGCTGAGCCACAAATCAGGTAAGAAGGATGCTGATACCTGTAACTTTATAATAGAAGTATCTGCACAAATACGTAAAGCCCTCATGTGCAAAGACCGAGCATTCATTAACTGGTCGTCCTGCCCTGTAAGAGACTTCACTCTAGTGACACGATGTTACAAATGTCAGCAGTACGGACATGCGGCTAAATCATGTCGGGAGACCACCTACATATGTGGGCACTGTGGTGAATTGGGTCATTCCATCAAAGAATGCACCAAGAAAGGAGAGGAACCAAAATGCGCTACTTGCTTGCACTTCAAAAAGCCAAGCAATCATAAGACAGGTGCTGCGGACTGTCCGGCGAAAATTATGGcagaaaataggtacataaattcaATAGATTATGGAGGCGCCTAG
- the LOC124637226 gene encoding uncharacterized protein LOC124637226, producing the protein MIDSYLNDRCVRVRYAGAECRRDTNKGCVQGSIGGPILWNLVLDPLLKGLEQRGDYCQAFADDVVLIFSGDTALEIQRRANAALEYVRGWGIRNKLKFAPHKTCAMVVTRKLKYDVPLLSMGGVAIGMSEEIKILGLTVDHKLTFNTHVANVCKKAINIYKQLARAAKVSWGLHPEVIRSIYTAAVEPVILYAASAWAPAARKVGVQKLLNSVQRGFAQKLCGAYRTVSLHSALVLAGLLPLDLRIQEAAALYEKKKGVTSLAGREVERVVAFADTPHPAKHTAMGFVSLVDQSHVESHNSQDIRFFTDGSKIEGKVGAALSLWDREAEIKSSKLSLPSCCTVYQAELLAICVATRQILRRREGTFGIYSDSKAALQTVTNQSALHALAVEARANLSVALSQGKVTSLFWIKAHAGLEGNERADHLAKEAALKNKTRPDYDLCPVSFVKRQIRLESLGEWNRRYGNGATAGVTKIFLPDAADAYRIVRKILPRGVITQVLTGHGGFSEYLHRFKCKENPSCICDPSAIESVPHIILECPIFSRERWTLEQELDIELSLQNISHIMHKRKAREKFLEYAETVANKIIRRNKEA; encoded by the coding sequence ATGATAGACAGCTACCTCAACGACAGGTGTGTCCGGGTCAGGTACGCCGGAGCGGAGTGCCGCCGGGATACGAACAAGGGATGTGTGCAGGGGTCCATTGGAGGCCCAATCCTTTGGAACCTGGTGCTGGATCCCCTGCTAAAAGGTCTTGAGCAGCGAGGCGACTACTGTCAGGCTTTCGCTGACGACGTCGTCCTCATTTTCAGCGGGGATACAGCACTCGAAATCCAAAGACgtgccaatgccgccctcgagtATGTTCGGGGGTGGGGCATCAGAAATAAGCTGAAGTTTGCGCCACACAAAACATGCGCCATGGTCGTAACCAGGAAGCTAAAGTACGATGTCCCCCTCCTGAGCATGGGCGGGGTCGCCATTGGCATGTCAGAGGAAATAAAGATACTGGGGCTCACTGTGGATCACAAGCTCACCTTCAACACGCACGTCGCAAATGTTTGTAAGAAGGCTATTAATATCTACAAACAGTTGGCCAGGGCGGCAAAGGTGAGCTGGGGTCTACACCCCGAGGTGATCCGCAGCATCTACACGGCGGCGGTGGAACCGGTGATTCTGTACGCGGCCAGCGCCTGGGCGCCAGCAGCCAGGAAAGTCGGTGTGCAGAAACTCCTTAATTCGGTCCAGCGAGGGTTCGCTCAGAAGCTGTGCGGAGCGTACCGCACCGTTTCACTGCATTCGGCACTTGTGCTGGCGGGGTTGCTCCCGCTCGACCTTAGGATTCAAGAAGCAGCCGCGCtctatgaaaagaaaaagggaGTAACTTCGCTGGCCGGTCGTGAGGTGGAACGGGTGGTGGCGTTCGCAGACACGCCACACCCGGCGAAACATACGGCCATGGGGTTCGTGAGCTTGGTAGATCAGTCTCATGTGGAGTCCCACAACAGCCAGGACATACGGTTCTTTACAGACGGCAGCAAGATCGAGGGCAAGGTCGGAGCAGCACTCTCCCTTTGGGATAGAGAGGCCGAGATCAAGTCCTCGAAACTCAGTCTGCCGTCCTGCTGTACTGTCTACCAGGCAgaactcctggccatatgcGTAGCCACTAGGCAAATACTGCGGCGCCGGGAGGGCACTTTTGGCATATACAGTGACTCGAAGGCAGCCCTGCAAACGGTCACCAACCAGAGTGCCCTCCACGCCCTGGCAGTGGAAGCAAGAGCGAACCTCAGTGTGGCTTTATCCCAGGGCAAAGTTACATCCTTGTTCTGGATAAAGGCACACGCTGGACTGGAGGGAAATGAGCGCGCCGACCACCTGGCCAAGGAAGCGGCTTTGAAGAACAAAACCAGGCCAGATTACGACCTCTGCCCGGTTTCATTCGTCAAGCGGCAGATCCGATTGGAGTCGCTGGGCGAATGGAATCGGAGATACGGGAACGGAGCGACAGCAGGGGTCACGAAGATCTTTCTGCCCGACGCTGCGGACGCGTACAGGATCGTCAGAAAAATTCTACCACGTGGGGTAATAACACAAGTGCTGACGGGGCACGGCGGGTTCTCCGAATACTTGCACCGCTTTAAGTGTAAGGAGAACCCATCGTGCATCTGCGACCCCAGTGCGATCGAGTCTGTCCCCCATATCATCCTAGAATGCCCTATCTTCTCGCGAGAACGGTGGACACTAGAACAGGAGTTAGACATAGAGCTGAGCCTGCAAAACATTAGCCACATAATGCACAAacgaaaagcaagagaaaaatTCCTAGAGTATGCCGAAacagttgcaaataaaataatacgtaggAATAAAGAAGCCTGA
- the LOC124637068 gene encoding counting factor associated protein D-like — MRSWSLALLLCAAGAAHAATGEQTRPASEHADREHAAREHEAREQATRPARSVQDSGERWRQLIAEWTQGAGGAAGAEGLWYPPPVPVQVPLPGDSNGRASLSVLVVPVPVPVPAAAPRAVPAQCPLSAPGDVSRTAPAHNVAQTPAYADAAFNAPSNQPTQFNLFPGYNQAPVYNTIPGQNSISQYTPAPAPAPAPLPVNYWAPTGQPAPSAPPAPATPPTSPYALPEAPASTPPPPPRQPPRRPDTDERLARNAPNFPPVENSQLLVEQFRAQQPTDPMLPPIVTDPAGVVSTADYTEEEVQAGHADAAGEAALRPEAEAGGEGVVRERRRVRCKRRYSAPSEAELQAPPPPPRFERSLFLRARLTVPRADYTEPYSLWWDAASGASRIDFHGGATSTYRMMMRDGRVMSAQIRVDRTEETDVRRCVVSTPRRVSLAERALPALPDLSAFSFAGYVLRGTQRAERWRYTLSGHAGELGAARGEALTFRHELLLARSADNHTTTPLWYATRVDSSVLGADCDGYVHYFDEVQLQHHDSSMFRLDIADACEQVEITDRMENVEPLREFTMLRRDPRHDAELDRYKRKFQRVYADDVEEAVRKNLLMQSNRHMAAGNRQGAGFELATNFVSDRLVAERRVLLGVQDEPREPGERFPHERAELEALRGRLPRKFDWRQRGAVTHVRNQGLCESCWAHATVGAVEGALFVETGRLVPLSEQALVDCAGPYGGHGCKATWPSAAYDYIKDIGLPALDEYTPYKAQEQTCRADSVPPVTRISGHLNVTQHNILALKVAIRKYGPTVVLIDGATTSFATYKKGYYHDRRCKRTSSNHAVLAVGWTVHRGETYFIVKNSWSTAWGEEGYMRMRAPTDTCGLLRRPSLPRLRAPDVLRVPQTAPAAA, encoded by the exons ATGCGCAGCTGGAGCCTGGCGCTGCTGCTGTGCGCCGCCG GAGCGGCGCACGCGGCGACAGGCGAGCAGACGCGGCCGGCGAGCGAGCACGCGGATCGCGAGCACGCGGCGCGAGAGCACGAGGCGCGAGAGCAGGCGACGCGGCCAGCGCGCTCGGTGCAGGACAGCGGCGAGCGCTGGCGACAGCTCATCGCAG AATGGACGCAAGGCGCGGgaggcgcggcgggcgcggaggGCCTGTGGTACCCGCCACCCGTCCCCGTGCAGGTGCCGCTGC CAGGAGACAGCAACGGACGCGCGTCGCTGTCGGTGCTGGTGGTGCCCGTGCCGGTGCCcgtgcccgccgccgcgccccgcgccgTCCCCGCCC AGTGCCCGCTGAGCGCACCGGGCGACGTGTCGCGCACCGCACCAGCGCACAACGTCGCGCAGACTCCTGCCTACGCCGACGCTGCTTTTAACGCCCCATCGAACCAGCCCACACAGTTCAACCTATTTCCAGGATACAACCAAGCTCCAGTGTACAACACAATCCCAGGCCAAAACTCTATATCTCAGTACACCCCTGCGCCGGCGCCAGCGCCAGCCCCCTTACCAGTGAACTACTGGGCGCCCACCGGGCAGCCCGCGCCCtccgccccgcccgcgccgGCAACTCCGCCGACGTCGCCGTACGCGCTGCCCGAGGCGCCCGCCagcacgccgccgccgccgccgcgccagcCGCCCCGCCGCCCCGACACCGACGAGCGCCTCGCCAGGAATGCTCCCAACTTCCCGCCCGTCG AAAACTCGCAGCTACTGGTGGAGCAGTTCCGTGCACAACAGCCTACCGACCCGATGCTCCCTCCGATCGTGACGGATCCGGCGGGCGTGGTCAGCACGGCCGACTACACGGAGGAGGAGGTGCAGGCGGGCCATGCGGACGCGGCGGGCGAGGCGGCGCTGCGGCCCGAGGCGGAGGCGGGCGGCGAGGGCGTGGTGCGCGAGCGGCGCCGCGTGCGCTGCAAGCGCCGCTACTCTGCGCCCAGCGAGGCCGAGCTgcaggcgccgccgccgccgccgcgcttcGAGCGCTCGCTGTTCCTGCGTGCGCGCCTCACCGTGCCGCGCGCCGACTACACCGAACCCTACTCGCTCTGGTGGGACGCGGCCAGCGGCGCCTCGCGCATCGACTTCCACGGCGGCGCCACCTCCACCTACCGCATGATGATGCGGGACGGACGCGTTATGAGCGCGCAG ATCCGCGTGGACCGCACAGAAGAGACGGACGTGCGGCGCTGCGTGGTGTCGACGCCGCGGCGCGTGTCGCTGGCGGAGCGCGCGCTGCCCGCGCTGCCCGACCTCAGCGCGTTCTCGTTCGCGGGTTACGTGCTGCGCGGCACGCAGCGCGCCGAGCGCTGGCGCTACACGCTGTCGGGCCACGCCGGCGAGCTCGGCGCCGCGCGCGGCGAGGCGCTCACCTTCCGCCACGAGCTGCTGCTCGCGCGCTCCGCCGACAACCACACCACCACGCCGCTGTG GTACGCCACGCGCGTCGACAGCTCGGTGCTGGGCGCCGACTGCGACGGCTACGTGCACTACTTCGACGAGGTGCAGCTGCAGCACCATGACAGCTCCATGTTCCGCCTCGACATAG CCGACGCTTGTGAACAAGTGGAGATCACCGACCGGATGGAGAACGTGGAACCGCTTAGAGAGTTCACCATGCTGCGACGGGACCCTCGACACGACGCAGAGCTAGATCG GTATAAGCGAAAGTTCCAGCGCGTTTACGCCGACGACGTGGAGGAGGCGGTCCGGAAGAACCTGCTGATGCAGAGCAACAGGCACATGGCCGCCGGCAACAGGCAGGGCGCCGGCTTCGAGCTGGCGACTAACTTCGTGTCGGACCGGCTGGTGGCGGAGCGGCGTGTGCTGCTGGGCGTGCAGGACGAGCCGCGCGAGCCCGGCGAGCGCTTCCCGCACGAGCGCGCCGAGCTCGAGGCGCTGCGCGGTCGCCTGCCGCGCAAGTTCGACTGGCGCCAGCGCGGCGCCGTCACGCACGTGCGCA ATCAGGGGCTGTGCGAGTCGTGCTGGGCGCACGCCACCGTGGGCGCCGTGGAGGGCGCGCTGTTCGTGGAGACCGGCCGCCTCGTGCCGCTCAGTGAGCAGGCGCTCGTCGACTGCGCCGGCCC GTACGGCGGTCACGGCTGCAAGGCAACGTGGCCTAGCGCGGCCTACGATTACATAAAAGACATCGGCCTGCCTGCTCTCGATGAGTACACACCCTACAAAGCACAA GAGCAGACGTGCCGCGCCGACAGCGTGCCGCCCGTCACGCGCATCAGCGGCCATCTCAACGTCACCCAACACAACATCCTGGCGCTAAAG GTGGCCATTAGGAAGTACGGACCCACTGTCGTTCTCATTGACGGCGCAACAACATCCTTCGCGACTTACAAGAAAGGTTACTACCATGACAGACGCTG CAAGCGCACGAGCAGCAACCACGCGGTGCTGGCGGTGGGCTGGACGGTGCATCGCGGCGAGACGTACTTCATCGTGAAGAACTCGTGGAGCACGGCGTGGGGCGAGGAGGGCTACATGCGCATGCGCGCGCCCACGGACACGTGCGGGCTGCTGCGCCGGCCCTCGCTGCCGCGGCTGCGCGCGCCCGACGTGCTGCGCGTGCCGCAaaccgcgcccgccgccgcctgA